In Penicillium oxalicum strain HP7-1 chromosome I, whole genome shotgun sequence, a single window of DNA contains:
- a CDS encoding Pyridoxal 5'-phosphate synthase subunit pyroA, whose amino-acid sequence MAQQNGTPSNDFTVKAGLAQMLKGGVIMDVVNAEQARIAEEAGAAAVMALERVPADIRVEGGVARMSDPAMIKEIMEAVTIPVMAKARIGHFVECQILEAIGVDYIDESEVLTPADDVYHVTKSTFKVPFVCGCRNLGEALRRISEGAAMIRTKGEAGTGDVVEAVKHMRTVNSQIARARAILQSAADPEPELRAYARELEAPYELLRQAAELGRLPVVNFAAGGVATPADAALMMQLGCDGVFVGSGIFKSGDAKKRAKAIVQAVTHHKDAKVLAEVSEGLGEAMVGINVQRMPEGDKMAGRGW is encoded by the exons ATGGCTCAGCAGAACGGTACTCCCAGCAATGACTTCACTGTCAAGGCTGGCCTTGCGCAGATGCTGAAGGGTGGCGTGATCATGGACGTCGTCAACGCAGAGCAG GCTCGCATTGCTGAGGAGGCCGGCGCTGCCGCCGTCATGGCTCTTGAACGCGTGCCCGCTGATATTCGTGTTGAGGGTGGCGTTGCCCGTATGTCTGACCCTGccatgatcaaggagatcatgGAGGCTGTTACCATTCCCGTCATGGCCAAGGCTCGCATTGGTCACTTTGTTGAATGTCAG ATTCTCGAGGCGATCGGTGTCGACTACATTGATGAGTCCGAGGTTCTCACCCCTGCCGACGATGTTTACCACGTTACCAAGTCCACATTCAAGGTCCCCTTCGTTTGCGGTTGCCGCAACCTCGGTGAGGCCCTGCGCCGTATCTCCGAGGGCGCTGCCATGATTCGCACCAAGGGCGAGGCCGGTACTGGCGATGTCGTCGAGGCTGTGAAGCACATGCGCACTGTCAACTCTCAGATTGCCCGTGCTCGTGCCATTCTCCAGAGTGCTGCCGATCCCGAGCCGGAGCTGCGTGCCTACGCCCGCGAGCTCGAGGCTCCCTACGAGTTGCTTCGTCAGGCGGCGGAATTGGGCCGTCTGCCCGTTGTCAACTTCGCCGCTGGCGGTGTTGCCACTCCTGCCGATGCGGCGCTGATGATGCAGCTGGGCTGCGACGGTGTCTTTGTCGGTTCCGGAATCTTCAAGTCCGGTGATGCCAAGAAGCGCGCGAAGGCTATCGTTCAGGCCGTCACTCACCACAAGGATGCCAAGGTTCTCGCCGAGGTCAGCGAGGGTCTCGGTGAAGCCATGGTTGGTATCAACGTGCAAAGGATGCCCGAAGGAGACAAGATGGCCGGCCGTGGCTGGTAA